One Bacillota bacterium genomic region harbors:
- a CDS encoding tyrosine-type recombinase/integrase, protein MRSGWNGFQSPLAEGIQHFLAYKRALGQSFRTEEKALRLLDAFLVQQKVQTIEGVTAEIVDAFLASRPRKRPRSYNHLISVLGRLFSWLVRHSYLTYFPLHMQTQRETSQRIPFLFTPAMARKLLACAGSLKDNPRAPLRGPTYRAIFALLYGLGLRVGEVSRLCVKDLDLERSLLVIRQTKFAKSRLVPFGPRMKELLREYLRVRAEKHGLPLVEEPLFTFGGGRPIHPGTISQTFHSLIPQLGLRIPQGVSPPRVHDLRHSFAVGTLLRWYRAGIDPGTRLLHLATFLGHVDPNSTAVYLTITPDLLLEANHRFERYAASAIQEVSP, encoded by the coding sequence ATGAGATCGGGATGGAATGGCTTCCAAAGTCCTCTGGCGGAAGGGATCCAACATTTCCTCGCTTACAAGCGTGCCCTTGGACAGAGCTTTCGCACCGAAGAAAAGGCCCTCCGCTTATTGGATGCATTTCTAGTCCAGCAGAAGGTGCAAACCATCGAGGGGGTCACCGCAGAGATTGTTGACGCTTTCCTGGCCTCCCGCCCCCGAAAAAGACCTCGAAGCTACAACCATTTGATCAGTGTCCTTGGGCGGCTATTCAGTTGGTTGGTAAGACACTCCTATTTAACGTACTTTCCTTTGCACATGCAAACTCAGCGAGAGACCTCGCAGAGGATTCCATTTTTATTCACGCCCGCCATGGCACGGAAGTTGTTGGCTTGTGCAGGAAGCTTGAAAGATAACCCAAGGGCGCCCCTTCGAGGCCCTACCTATCGGGCCATATTTGCCCTGTTGTACGGCCTTGGCCTTAGGGTTGGCGAGGTCTCCCGGCTTTGTGTGAAGGATCTGGATCTTGAGCGGTCGCTACTGGTCATTCGCCAAACCAAGTTTGCCAAGAGTCGCCTTGTTCCCTTTGGACCTCGTATGAAAGAGCTTCTCAGAGAGTATCTCCGGGTACGGGCAGAGAAACACGGACTACCTCTGGTAGAGGAGCCTTTGTTTACCTTCGGTGGTGGTCGCCCCATACACCCCGGCACCATCAGCCAGACCTTTCATTCCCTAATTCCCCAGCTTGGATTGCGGATACCCCAGGGAGTGTCTCCTCCCCGCGTGCACGATTTGAGACACTCATTTGCAGTGGGTACCCTGCTCCGTTGGTACCGCGCGGGTATCGACCCGGGAACGCGCCTACTCCACTTGGCGACTTTCTTAGGTCACGTCGATCCAAATTCCACAGCGGTCTACCTGACCATTACA